A single Methanolobus sp. ZRKC5 DNA region contains:
- a CDS encoding Lrp/AsnC family transcriptional regulator encodes MSIEEDALNIIRDSKEGVFQNELWKMLEIDSRKCSRVVSKLLDDELIIREQAVSNGARTYLLKVKEDEIPCFDLLLSGEMFSPCAGCRDACQPESCGKLTAWVANLNDSEKAEEMC; translated from the coding sequence ATGAGTATCGAAGAAGATGCATTGAATATTATTCGAGACAGTAAGGAAGGTGTTTTCCAGAATGAACTCTGGAAAATGCTTGAAATCGACAGCCGCAAATGTTCCCGAGTTGTATCGAAGCTTTTGGATGATGAACTTATCATCCGGGAGCAAGCTGTTTCTAACGGAGCCAGGACTTACCTTCTTAAGGTAAAGGAAGACGAGATTCCTTGTTTTGATCTCCTGTTATCTGGAGAGATGTTCTCACCCTGTGCAGGTTGCAGGGATGCATGTCAGCCGGAGTCCTGTGGAAAGCTCACTGCATGGGTTGCAAATCTCAATGATAGTGAAAAAGCAGAGGAAATGTGTTGA
- a CDS encoding LSM domain-containing protein, whose amino-acid sequence MFPSKKVQKLVGSKVQVEMKGDLHLLEGTLKSADDYMNLHMVDTVEIADGERLRSLGSVVLRGNNIILVVPMEE is encoded by the coding sequence TTGTTCCCTAGTAAGAAAGTCCAGAAATTAGTTGGATCTAAAGTCCAGGTAGAGATGAAAGGTGACCTTCACCTGCTCGAAGGAACTTTAAAAAGTGCAGATGATTATATGAACCTGCATATGGTGGATACTGTAGAGATAGCAGACGGCGAGCGCCTGCGTTCCCTTGGTTCTGTCGTATTGCGTGGAAATAATATTATTCTTGTTGTTCCGATGGAAGAATAA
- a CDS encoding DUF3467 domain-containing protein, whose amino-acid sequence MGTEKHEGDVMTDKPEEIKKKKNVRIELHKPDDFKQVYSIGAIGGHSPYDFRIGFYNDLPMAVSKKGDEQVIQRRLETEVILSPLATVELVRWLSQHIQNYEATFGPIAKPQMGVKKTKKPDVVQDSTELQGYM is encoded by the coding sequence ATGGGCACAGAAAAACACGAAGGTGACGTGATGACCGACAAACCGGAAGAGATTAAGAAAAAGAAGAATGTCAGAATAGAGCTGCATAAACCGGATGATTTTAAGCAGGTCTACTCCATTGGCGCAATTGGCGGCCACAGTCCTTATGATTTCAGGATTGGGTTCTACAATGATCTGCCTATGGCAGTTAGCAAGAAAGGTGATGAGCAGGTTATTCAGAGACGGCTTGAGACCGAAGTTATACTTTCCCCGCTGGCAACCGTTGAACTTGTACGCTGGCTCAGTCAGCATATACAAAATTATGAAGCCACATTTGGTCCAATTGCAAAACCCCAAATGGGTGTAAAAAAGACGAAGAAACCAGATGTTGTACAGGATAGTACTGAACTACAGGGTTATATGTGA
- a CDS encoding DUF5814 domain-containing protein: MTLWILASTERSKIIILPIRDKKKKPLFVGELVLRQTDAGPRPHKFKVKTDGKGEYRSPSEFVDLIRIADRIMIAKGGDDEQAARFIEMLQGFQLSADLVNACRFCLLNNKFNFLNRRSIRYHRGKLCEECAREELFRTLKSSHVNYGDEVCQRFEDIMLKTKDLDRTMAMISPDELDRELTKFDSIAANTSVSKEMIKDLPLHKSFKKLLLAKSETLLPVQALSVENGLLKGQNQLVTSVTATGKTLIAELAGVENILRKKGRMLYLVPLVALANQKYDQFTKRYSPIGIKTSIRVGSARIKTSKNASMTRTLDSDIIIGTYEGLDYILRTGGADLLGHVGTVVIDEVHTIEDSERGHRLDGAIARLKYIAPDAQFIYLSATVAKPQLRAKQLGAKLIEYEYRPVPIERHLILCPEHSKTKIMAKLVREEFSIMSSKGHKGQTIIFTNSRRNCHRISEALPISAAPYHAGLTSQERKKIEIAFVKGKLPVVVTTAALAAGVDFPASQVIFESLAMGIAWLTMQDFLQMLGRAGRPDYHDRGEVIVLAVPNKKYSGDKGDTEDAVALKLLKGEMQHTKVQYGDDEQLEEVLASAAVTSSRKDLEKIHFNMLADYNVDILLKKLARNKFLHAKGDFISLTRFGKIAAGHFLSVSTAFLIRDSVLVEQDPLVTVSNLEFFDSVYYKYAPRISAALNVNLPSRVFQGASLDILFEGENMDKLDITLRDQLFEFAADFLTCNCRDSPYCGCAERKFSEKIISIRAEGYEPDGIVRKLENLYGITAYPGDVLGYLDNVVRNLEAVEMIAAAHSKRDISLRARSLRKLVEG; the protein is encoded by the coding sequence ATGACTCTCTGGATACTTGCAAGCACCGAAAGGTCCAAAATTATTATCCTGCCGATACGGGATAAAAAGAAAAAACCTCTTTTTGTCGGTGAACTTGTCCTGAGGCAGACTGATGCAGGCCCGCGTCCGCATAAATTCAAGGTTAAAACTGATGGGAAAGGAGAGTACAGGTCACCATCGGAATTTGTCGACCTTATAAGGATCGCCGATCGTATAATGATAGCAAAAGGTGGCGATGATGAGCAGGCTGCCAGATTTATTGAAATGCTTCAGGGTTTTCAGCTCAGTGCAGATCTTGTAAATGCATGCAGATTCTGCCTGCTGAATAACAAGTTCAATTTCTTGAACAGACGCTCAATTAGATATCATCGGGGTAAATTATGTGAGGAATGTGCAAGGGAAGAACTCTTCCGTACGCTCAAAAGTTCCCATGTAAATTACGGGGATGAAGTATGTCAGCGGTTTGAAGATATAATGCTTAAGACAAAGGATCTTGACAGGACCATGGCCATGATAAGTCCTGATGAGCTGGACCGTGAGCTTACAAAGTTTGATTCCATTGCTGCAAACACTTCCGTATCAAAGGAAATGATAAAGGACCTGCCTCTGCACAAGAGCTTTAAAAAGTTGCTTCTTGCAAAATCTGAAACTCTTCTGCCGGTACAAGCTCTGTCAGTGGAAAATGGTCTTCTTAAAGGGCAGAACCAGCTTGTTACGTCTGTTACAGCCACAGGTAAGACTTTGATAGCCGAGCTGGCAGGTGTTGAGAATATTCTAAGAAAGAAGGGCAGGATGCTTTATCTTGTACCATTGGTGGCACTTGCTAACCAGAAATATGACCAGTTCACAAAACGATATTCACCTATTGGTATCAAAACATCTATCAGGGTGGGTAGTGCACGTATCAAAACCTCAAAGAATGCTTCTATGACGCGAACTCTGGATTCTGATATAATAATAGGGACTTATGAAGGTCTTGATTATATCCTCAGGACAGGTGGTGCTGACCTGCTGGGTCATGTTGGAACAGTTGTCATAGATGAGGTTCACACAATTGAGGATTCTGAAAGAGGTCACCGTCTGGATGGTGCTATTGCCAGATTGAAGTACATTGCTCCAGATGCGCAGTTCATTTATCTATCGGCAACTGTGGCAAAACCACAACTGCGTGCAAAACAGCTTGGTGCGAAACTCATTGAGTATGAGTATCGTCCGGTACCTATTGAAAGACATCTGATACTTTGTCCTGAACATTCCAAGACAAAGATAATGGCAAAACTTGTAAGGGAAGAATTTTCCATAATGTCTTCAAAAGGGCATAAGGGACAGACTATAATATTCACTAATTCAAGACGCAATTGCCATCGCATCTCTGAAGCACTGCCAATATCTGCTGCTCCGTATCATGCTGGTCTTACAAGTCAGGAACGCAAAAAAATTGAAATCGCTTTTGTTAAAGGCAAGCTTCCTGTTGTTGTAACAACAGCAGCTCTTGCAGCCGGGGTGGATTTCCCGGCATCACAGGTCATATTTGAATCTCTGGCAATGGGTATTGCATGGCTTACAATGCAGGACTTCCTTCAAATGCTGGGACGTGCAGGAAGACCTGATTATCATGATCGTGGTGAGGTTATCGTGCTTGCTGTTCCGAACAAGAAATATTCGGGTGATAAGGGTGATACCGAGGATGCTGTTGCCCTGAAACTGCTTAAAGGTGAGATGCAGCATACCAAGGTCCAGTATGGTGATGATGAACAACTGGAAGAAGTTCTTGCATCAGCTGCTGTGACTTCTTCAAGGAAAGACCTTGAAAAGATCCATTTCAATATGCTAGCTGATTATAACGTAGATATTTTGCTTAAAAAACTTGCACGAAATAAGTTCCTGCATGCAAAAGGCGATTTTATCTCACTTACAAGATTTGGAAAGATCGCAGCCGGGCATTTTCTTTCAGTTTCAACGGCATTTCTAATACGTGATTCCGTTCTTGTTGAACAGGACCCTTTGGTTACTGTTTCTAATCTGGAGTTCTTTGATTCGGTCTATTACAAGTATGCGCCTCGTATATCTGCTGCTCTTAATGTAAACCTTCCTTCAAGGGTATTTCAGGGAGCTTCTCTGGATATTCTGTTTGAGGGGGAAAATATGGATAAACTGGATATCACGCTGCGTGACCAGTTGTTCGAGTTTGCTGCTGATTTTCTGACATGTAATTGCCGCGATTCTCCTTATTGTGGTTGTGCTGAGCGTAAGTTCTCAGAGAAGATCATCTCTATCAGGGCCGAAGGGTATGAGCCGGATGGGATTGTAAGGAAACTTGAGAATCTTTATGGAATAACTGCTTACCCAGGAGATGTGCTTGGATATCTGGATAATGTGGTACGTAACCTCGAGGCTGTGGAGATGATCGCCGCAGCACATTCCAAACGGGATATCTCTTTAAGGGCAAGAAGCCTTAGGAAACTCGTTGAGGGCTGA
- a CDS encoding RAD55 family ATPase — MLDSKNMMETGTINFEAESRDEIEPSLYQSLKKQEQNQVVEDEFRLSSTGILALDRTMGGGLPAGSLTYFSADPRSMSEVFLYQFTQSRKTYYFTTSRKPRFVLNDVINLGFDPTNIIFVDIYSEYYCTACGDKSDNVGNEFIDAKIIDFTEFNLRNIANDSSGEEVNIIFDSFSFFMELTVNKGYIKQLVNVLYETTKDLGCLTYLYGLNNTNAQDVESFTFNVCDVIFESMLDKGADKVACKLAIPKIRGMVPSEEIIKFKISEGIQIDTSKDIA; from the coding sequence ATGCTGGATTCTAAAAACATGATGGAAACTGGAACCATTAACTTTGAAGCCGAATCCAGAGATGAGATCGAACCTTCCCTTTATCAAAGTCTTAAAAAACAGGAACAAAATCAGGTAGTTGAAGATGAATTCCGCCTGAGTTCAACTGGAATTTTAGCTCTTGACAGGACAATGGGAGGAGGTTTGCCGGCTGGATCGCTTACATATTTTTCAGCGGACCCACGTTCAATGTCTGAGGTCTTTCTTTATCAATTCACACAATCACGCAAAACCTATTATTTCACAACAAGCAGGAAACCAAGGTTTGTGCTCAATGATGTGATAAACCTTGGATTTGACCCGACGAACATCATCTTTGTGGACATATACAGTGAGTACTATTGTACCGCATGTGGGGATAAATCCGATAATGTAGGTAACGAATTCATAGATGCCAAAATAATAGATTTCACCGAGTTCAACCTGCGCAACATTGCAAATGATTCAAGCGGCGAAGAAGTGAACATAATCTTCGATTCATTCTCATTCTTTATGGAACTTACTGTAAACAAAGGATACATTAAGCAACTGGTTAATGTACTCTATGAAACAACAAAAGATCTTGGATGCCTGACATACCTTTATGGATTGAACAACACTAACGCACAGGATGTTGAGAGCTTTACTTTCAACGTATGCGATGTTATATTTGAGTCGATGCTTGACAAAGGAGCGGACAAAGTAGCATGCAAACTTGCAATTCCAAAGATAAGAGGAATGGTTCCCAGTGAAGAGATTATAAAATTCAAGATTAGCGAAGGTATACAGATCGATACATCCAAGGATATTGCATGA
- a CDS encoding MTAP family purine nucleoside phosphorylase — protein sequence MQEKENMYHDLDLHAALIGGVAFTSEGSYQELAVNTPYGDVLVYTLEIGGRNVALIPRHADGDRHVPPHMLNNRANIHAIHELGVRRIIATNSVGTMKNHPVGSFFLPNDFIDFTKNRPSTFFDERTVHVDVSEPYCPQIRQLISDSLTERNIGFSEGVYACTEGPRFETKAEIRMMRQFGDVVGMTGLPELVLAKELNMCYASICTVTNDACGLGTGKMTVSEVLDTLAGIKNRLRDVLSDVIQSLPEKDGCNCSLATSDAEL from the coding sequence ATGCAGGAAAAAGAGAACATGTATCATGATCTGGATCTGCATGCCGCTCTAATAGGTGGGGTTGCTTTCACTTCTGAAGGTTCATATCAGGAATTGGCTGTGAACACTCCTTACGGCGATGTCCTCGTCTATACTCTGGAAATCGGAGGCCGGAATGTTGCATTGATACCCAGACATGCAGATGGTGACCGGCATGTTCCACCTCATATGCTTAACAATAGGGCCAATATCCATGCCATACATGAATTGGGTGTGAGGAGAATAATAGCCACCAATTCTGTAGGCACTATGAAAAATCATCCTGTTGGAAGTTTCTTTTTGCCCAATGATTTTATTGATTTTACTAAGAACCGGCCTTCAACATTCTTTGATGAAAGGACGGTACATGTGGACGTAAGTGAACCCTATTGTCCTCAGATACGTCAACTTATAAGTGATTCTCTTACTGAAAGAAATATTGGTTTTTCAGAAGGTGTTTATGCCTGTACTGAAGGTCCAAGATTTGAAACAAAAGCAGAAATACGTATGATGCGACAATTCGGGGATGTTGTCGGCATGACCGGTCTGCCTGAGCTAGTGCTGGCAAAAGAACTGAACATGTGCTATGCATCTATTTGTACCGTGACCAATGATGCATGTGGTCTGGGAACGGGCAAAATGACAGTTAGTGAGGTGCTTGATACTCTCGCAGGCATAAAAAACAGATTGAGGGATGTACTATCAGATGTGATACAATCTCTTCCGGAAAAAGATGGCTGTAATTGTTCTCTGGCAACCTCGGATGCAGAGCTTTAA